The following proteins are co-located in the Macaca thibetana thibetana isolate TM-01 chromosome 6, ASM2454274v1, whole genome shotgun sequence genome:
- the LOC126957652 gene encoding 40S ribosomal protein S2-like, with amino-acid sequence MPVTKLSRLVKDMKIKSLEEIYLFSLPIKESEIIDFFLGASLKDEVLKIMPVQKQTRAGQHTRFKAFVAIGDYNGHVGLGVKCSKEVATAIRGAIILAKLSIVPVRRGYWGNKIGKPHTVPCKVTGCCGSVLVHLIPAPRGTGIVSAPVPKKLLMMAGIDDCYTSARGCTAILGNFAKATFDAISKIYSYLIPDLWKETVFTKSPYQEFTDHLVKTHTRVSVRRTQAPAVATT; translated from the coding sequence ATGCCCGTCACCAAGCTGAGCCGCTTGGTCAAGGACATGAAGATCAAGTCCCTGGAGGAGATCTACCTCTTCTCCCTGCCCATTAAGGAATCTGAGATCATTGACTTTTTCTTGGGGGCCTCTCTCAAAGACGAGGTTTTGAAGATTATGCCAGTGCAGAAGCAGACCCGTGCTGGCCAGCACACCAGGTTCAAGGCGTTTGTTGCTATTGGGGACTACAATGGCCACGTTGGCCTGGGTGTTAAGTGCTCCAAGGAGGTGGCTACCGCCATCCGTGGGGCCATCATCCTGGCCAAACTCTCTATTGTCCCCGTGCGCAGAGGCTACTGGGGGAACAAGATCGGCAAGCCCCACACCGTCCCTTGCAAGGTGACAGGCTGCTGCGGCTCTGTGCTGGTGCACCTCATCCCTGCACCCAGGGGCACTGGCATCGTCTCAGCGCCTGTGCCCAAGAAGCTGCTCATGATGGCTGGTATCGATGACTGCTATACCTCAGCCCGGGGCTGCACTGCCATCCTGGGCAACTTCGCCAAGGCCACCTTTGATGCCATCTCTAAGATCTACAGCTACCTGATCCCCGACCTCTGGAAGGAGACTGTATTTACCAAGTCTCCCTATCAGGAATTCACTGACCACCTTGTCAAGACCCACACCAGGGTCTCTGTGCGGCGGACCcaggctccagctgtggctacaacatag